TAACTCGATTAAGGATGATTTGATAAATATTAAAACAGACTTGACAGATATAAAAGTTCTTGGGGTAGAAAATGAACTTACACAGGTAATTATAAACCTAATTAATAACTCCAAAGATGCTTTTATTAATAATGCTATTTTGATAAGAGAGATGAGTATTATTACCAAAAAAGATGATGGTTTTGCGATAATAGAAGTTAAAGATAATGCTGGTGGGATACATAAAGAGAATTTAGAAAAAATTTTTGAGCCGTATTTTACAACAAAGCATAAAAGTCAAGGGACAGGATTGGGGTTATTTATGTCAAAAATGATTTGTGAGCAAGGGTTAAATGGTTTTATGTATGTAAATAGTAAAAAAGGCACAACAAGTTTTATAATAAAAATACCATTGGATAAAAATGAAAAATAGAGTATTAAAGCAGCTGAAAGTTCTATTAGTAGAAGATGAAGAAAATATTGCGAGACTTTTAAAAGATGCCATCGGAGATAACTTTTTAAGTTTTCTTATTGCCAACGATGGAAAAGAAGGCTTAGAAATGTTTCTTAAATACTCTCCTGATATTGTCATAACAGATATTAATATGCCTCGACTTAACGGTCTTGATATGTCAAAAAAATTAAAAAGTATGAATCCAAGTATTCCAATAATTATTTTAAGTGCATTTAGTGAAAAAGAGAAGTTGTTTAGCGCTATAGATATTGGTGTGACAAAATATTTTTTAAAACCGTTTGACCCTGATGAGTTGCTTGATTATATTGATAGTATCTCTGAAAAAATAGCTTCTAAAGCAGTGACACTAAGTGAAGGTTTTGTCTTTAACAAAAGTACATGCAGTCTCTATAAAAATGACAGGTTCGTCTCGTTGTCAAAAAAAGAGAGTGCATTTTTTGCACTTCTGCTCGAAAACAAGAACAGTATTATTGATGATGAAAATATTAAAATTTCTCTTTGGCCCAAAGAAGAAGTGAGTGATGAGAGACTTAGAACGTTTATAAGAAGAGTCAGAGCAAAAACTTCAAAAAAGTTAATAAATAATGTAAAGGGAGTAGGGTATCAAATCTATTTTACCAGTGTAAATTCTATCTATAATTTTTAAATATACTCCTTTGTATTCTTATTGTTGCTACAATATCAACTCTTACA
The sequence above is drawn from the Candidatus Sulfurimonas baltica genome and encodes:
- a CDS encoding response regulator transcription factor, producing the protein MKNRVLKQLKVLLVEDEENIARLLKDAIGDNFLSFLIANDGKEGLEMFLKYSPDIVITDINMPRLNGLDMSKKLKSMNPSIPIIILSAFSEKEKLFSAIDIGVTKYFLKPFDPDELLDYIDSISEKIASKAVTLSEGFVFNKSTCSLYKNDRFVSLSKKESAFFALLLENKNSIIDDENIKISLWPKEEVSDERLRTFIRRVRAKTSKKLINNVKGVGYQIYFTSVNSIYNF